A genomic window from Arthrobacter sp. FW305-BF8 includes:
- a CDS encoding aminotransferase class V-fold PLP-dependent enzyme, which translates to MEAEQAGEHARGMFAEIIGATAADIAIVPAVSTAAGIVAANLPPARRGENIVVGENEFTSNYYPWLLLRERGYDVRAVAADGEVVPAEALGRAADGGTRLIAVSAVHPVTGFRADLASVSRIAAGSGAWFFVDACQAAGAVPLDVARDGVDFLAAASHKFLLGSRGMGYLYVRPGLLDRLQPIVPGWKAARLPFESFLGPDMDLSPTASKLDASLAWFPALADQAGLSVLRRFGMGAVLERNARLALHLQNALEAAGVSFRSFPAKHRSTIISVPVSAPDEVMARLRGANVVVSLRAGRIRLATHFYNLEEELVRVAELIAGR; encoded by the coding sequence ATGGAGGCCGAGCAGGCGGGTGAGCACGCCCGCGGCATGTTCGCGGAGATCATTGGAGCCACAGCGGCGGACATCGCCATCGTCCCCGCCGTCAGCACTGCGGCGGGGATTGTTGCCGCCAATCTGCCGCCCGCCAGGCGCGGGGAGAACATCGTGGTGGGCGAGAACGAATTCACCTCGAACTACTACCCCTGGCTCTTGCTCCGGGAACGTGGCTACGACGTGCGGGCCGTCGCTGCGGACGGGGAGGTGGTGCCGGCCGAAGCCCTCGGCCGGGCTGCCGACGGCGGAACCCGCCTGATCGCTGTCAGCGCCGTTCATCCAGTTACCGGATTCCGGGCGGACCTGGCGTCGGTCAGCCGCATCGCCGCCGGCTCAGGAGCCTGGTTTTTCGTTGACGCCTGCCAGGCGGCCGGTGCCGTTCCCCTTGACGTGGCGCGCGACGGAGTGGATTTCCTGGCAGCCGCCAGCCACAAATTCCTTCTCGGGTCGCGGGGCATGGGTTACCTCTACGTCCGCCCCGGGCTGCTCGACCGCCTTCAACCCATCGTGCCGGGCTGGAAGGCCGCCCGCCTGCCGTTCGAGAGCTTCCTTGGCCCGGACATGGACCTGTCGCCGACGGCGTCGAAGCTGGACGCTTCGTTGGCGTGGTTTCCGGCGCTGGCCGACCAGGCGGGGCTCTCTGTCCTTCGCCGGTTCGGTATGGGTGCGGTCCTGGAGCGTAACGCCCGGCTGGCGCTCCACCTGCAGAACGCGCTGGAAGCGGCTGGCGTCAGCTTCCGGTCCTTCCCCGCAAAACACCGCTCCACCATCATCTCCGTTCCGGTGAGCGCCCCGGACGAGGTCATGGCCCGGCTGCGCGGTGCAAACGTGGTTGTGTCACTCCGGGCCGGCAGGATCCGGCTGGCGACCCATTTCTATAATCTCGAGGAAGAGCTGGTTCGGGTCGCAGAGCTCATTGCGGGCCGGTGA
- a CDS encoding LysR family transcriptional regulator, which translates to MDTRKLKYFLAVVDHDGFNRAAEHLLIAQPSLSQTIASLEKDLGVPLFHRIGRRAVLSEAGKELVGPARLVMRDLDAAQSAVQSLRGLRSGRLDIITMPSPGIEPLTSMTAEFTRLHPEVRLNVSAAFTPEEVVESVRSGSTEIGLAGSSSPIRVPGVNVLDLERQPLILIVNPHADTFTAGSTIQREDLDGHRLIASQRGSLMRWLVDDALAHGVKAEIVVEVAHRTSILPLVLAGVGHAVMPSSWAPTAHKAGLRTVQIEPVSHLDVAILSRKDGLTPAAHAFLKVAELHVVKEPDADRTLER; encoded by the coding sequence GTGGACACCCGGAAGCTGAAGTATTTCCTGGCGGTGGTTGACCACGACGGATTCAACCGCGCGGCAGAACACCTGCTCATCGCCCAGCCGTCCCTGTCCCAGACCATCGCCAGCCTGGAAAAGGACCTGGGCGTGCCGCTGTTCCACCGCATCGGGCGAAGGGCTGTCCTCAGCGAGGCCGGAAAGGAATTGGTAGGCCCCGCCCGGCTGGTGATGCGGGATCTGGACGCGGCCCAGTCCGCCGTTCAGTCGCTTCGCGGCCTGCGGAGCGGCCGCCTGGACATCATCACCATGCCCTCCCCCGGCATCGAGCCGCTGACATCCATGACCGCCGAGTTCACCAGGCTGCACCCGGAGGTCCGCCTCAACGTCAGCGCCGCCTTCACTCCGGAGGAGGTGGTCGAGTCGGTCCGCAGCGGCAGCACCGAAATCGGCCTGGCCGGATCCTCGAGTCCCATCCGCGTCCCCGGAGTCAACGTCCTGGACCTGGAACGCCAGCCGCTCATCCTCATCGTCAACCCCCACGCCGACACGTTCACCGCCGGGAGCACCATCCAGCGGGAGGACCTCGACGGGCACCGGCTGATCGCCAGCCAGCGCGGATCACTGATGCGGTGGCTCGTGGACGACGCCCTTGCCCATGGCGTCAAAGCAGAAATCGTCGTCGAAGTGGCGCACCGGACCTCGATCCTTCCCCTGGTGCTGGCGGGCGTCGGACATGCCGTCATGCCATCGTCCTGGGCGCCGACGGCACACAAGGCCGGACTGCGGACCGTTCAGATCGAACCCGTTTCCCATCTGGACGTGGCCATCCTGAGCCGGAAGGACGGCCTGACGCCCGCTGCCCATGCCTTCCTGAAAGTTGCTGAGCTGCACGTGGTCAAGGAACCGGACGCCGACCGGACGCTGGAACGATAG
- a CDS encoding DUF3311 domain-containing protein codes for MAGVLLSVAILLPLMPQTYSFNAPTLGGMPFFYWYQLLWVPLSAALSGVAYWLVNTEDRRRRAAARAGSSGPDGEAADGDERP; via the coding sequence ATGGCCGGCGTACTGCTTTCCGTCGCGATCCTGCTACCGCTCATGCCGCAGACTTACTCCTTCAACGCGCCGACCTTGGGCGGCATGCCGTTCTTCTATTGGTACCAGCTGCTCTGGGTTCCACTTTCCGCTGCCTTAAGCGGCGTGGCGTACTGGCTCGTGAACACCGAAGACCGACGACGTCGGGCAGCGGCCCGAGCTGGATCATCCGGGCCCGACGGTGAAGCAGCGGACGGAGATGAACGGCCGTGA
- the mctP gene encoding monocarboxylate uptake permease MctP codes for MNGRQINWVALIIVVLLFIVVAVMGFLAARWRRTAESEGLHSLDEWGLGGRGFGTWITWFLLGGDLYTAYTFVAVPAAMWATGAVSGFFAVPYTIVLYPIIFIIMSRLWSVSHRHGYVTSADFVGGRYGSRWLSLAVAVTGIVATMPYIALQLVGIKAVLTVLGLGSSENVLLTDLPLILAFVVLAAYTYTSGLRAPAMIAVVKDLLIYLAVIVAVIYLPIKFGGWDAIFGAAKTKLDTVNEATGKPTGVFIPSGANYSAYWTLALGSAMALFMYPHSITGVLASKGRNTIRRNAAILPLYSLMLGFLALLGFVAIKAGTKPIDLNGAVNPQLVVPQLFLDHFPAWFAGVALAAIAIGALVPAAIMSIAAANMFTRNIYRDFLRPDVDPKTEAKVSKIVSLVVKVGALIFVIAMDQSAAINMQLLGGIWILQTFPAVVAGLYTRWFDRWALLVGWAVGIAFGTASAYNVINPVTHAHFGGSIAPLPGTDFTVYIAVSAFVLNLLVAVVLTLVLRALKVPQGEDKTRRSDYGADETDPKVAEIERTQRFVEPGGPSPVA; via the coding sequence GTGAACGGGCGCCAAATCAACTGGGTCGCCCTCATCATCGTGGTGCTGCTCTTCATCGTCGTCGCCGTCATGGGCTTCCTGGCCGCCCGGTGGCGCAGAACGGCGGAGAGCGAGGGGCTGCACAGCCTCGACGAGTGGGGGCTGGGCGGACGAGGCTTCGGGACATGGATCACGTGGTTCCTGCTGGGCGGCGACCTCTACACCGCGTATACGTTCGTTGCCGTTCCTGCCGCGATGTGGGCCACGGGGGCCGTCAGCGGCTTCTTCGCGGTGCCGTACACGATCGTCCTCTACCCGATCATCTTCATCATTATGAGCCGGCTCTGGTCGGTGTCCCACCGGCACGGCTACGTCACCTCGGCGGACTTCGTGGGAGGCCGCTACGGGAGCCGCTGGCTGTCCCTCGCCGTCGCCGTCACCGGCATTGTGGCAACCATGCCGTACATCGCCCTCCAGCTCGTGGGCATCAAGGCTGTCCTCACCGTGCTCGGCCTGGGCAGCTCCGAGAATGTGCTGCTGACGGACCTGCCGCTGATTCTGGCGTTCGTCGTGCTGGCCGCGTACACCTACACCTCTGGGTTGCGGGCACCGGCGATGATCGCCGTCGTGAAGGACCTGCTCATCTACCTCGCAGTGATCGTCGCGGTCATCTACCTGCCGATCAAGTTCGGCGGGTGGGACGCGATCTTCGGGGCGGCGAAAACGAAGCTGGACACCGTCAACGAGGCGACCGGCAAGCCCACCGGGGTGTTCATCCCATCGGGCGCCAACTACTCGGCCTACTGGACGCTGGCACTCGGATCGGCCATGGCGCTGTTTATGTACCCGCACTCCATCACCGGCGTGCTCGCGTCCAAGGGACGCAACACCATCCGGCGCAACGCCGCGATTCTGCCGCTGTACTCCCTTATGCTCGGATTCCTCGCGCTGCTGGGCTTCGTGGCCATCAAGGCCGGCACCAAGCCGATCGACCTGAACGGGGCGGTCAATCCCCAGCTCGTGGTGCCGCAGCTGTTCCTGGACCATTTCCCTGCCTGGTTTGCGGGGGTGGCCCTGGCTGCCATCGCCATCGGGGCGCTGGTTCCGGCAGCCATCATGTCCATTGCCGCGGCCAACATGTTTACGCGCAACATCTACCGGGACTTCCTCCGGCCCGACGTGGATCCGAAGACCGAGGCGAAGGTGTCCAAGATTGTCTCGCTCGTGGTGAAGGTCGGTGCGCTGATTTTCGTCATCGCCATGGACCAGTCCGCGGCCATCAACATGCAGCTGCTGGGCGGCATCTGGATTCTGCAGACGTTCCCCGCTGTTGTGGCAGGCCTCTATACGCGGTGGTTCGACCGCTGGGCACTGCTGGTGGGATGGGCGGTAGGAATAGCCTTCGGCACCGCCTCGGCCTACAACGTCATCAATCCTGTCACGCACGCACACTTCGGCGGTTCCATTGCTCCGCTCCCGGGGACCGACTTCACCGTGTATATCGCCGTGTCGGCGTTCGTGCTCAACCTGCTTGTCGCCGTCGTGCTGACCCTGGTGCTGAGGGCACTGAAGGTGCCCCAGGGAGAGGACAAGACACGCCGGTCTGACTACGGCGCTGATGAAACGGACCCCAAGGTTGCCGAGATCGAACGGACCCAGCGTTTCGTCGAACCGGGAGGACCGTCACCCGTGGCTTAG
- the dctA gene encoding C4-dicarboxylate transporter DctA, which produces MDHITTAGQAAPARKTRWYRQLYFWVLTAILIGILVGWLAPSTGIAMEPIGTTFVNSMKMLIGPIVFLTIVGGIASVADLKKVGMTGLKALTYFQIGTICAMVFGLVAINVFRLGDGVNADASTIKTSESAAKLIDAGAHQEWWQFLTHIIPNSIVGPFVEGDILQIIFIAVVFGIALNAMGKVGAPVLDGVQRLTGVMFKILSFIMKAAPLGAFGAMAFAVGKYGVSSLTSMGGLIALFYVTSILFIVVVLGSVMAFLKLNIFTMIRHLKEEYMLILGTSTAEPALPGLMRKLEHAGVKKETVGLVVPTGYSFNLDGAAIYLSLAALYIAQATNTDLTIGQQLGLLAVMLLTSKGAAGVAGGGFIALTATLTTIGTIPAAGIMLIFGIDKFMSECRAIVNFTGNAVATLFIAWWDRTLDADRARRVFAGETVEPMPAEDPVHVDDVTDIDDDLTEYGHHSPRQHPDGENSTPRHVADAERSPFADRRPAYSENV; this is translated from the coding sequence ATGGACCACATCACCACCGCCGGCCAGGCAGCCCCTGCCCGCAAAACCCGCTGGTACAGGCAGCTGTACTTCTGGGTACTGACCGCCATTCTCATCGGCATCCTGGTCGGCTGGCTCGCGCCGTCCACGGGCATCGCCATGGAACCCATCGGCACCACGTTCGTGAACTCGATGAAGATGCTCATCGGCCCCATCGTGTTCCTCACGATCGTGGGCGGCATCGCCAGCGTCGCCGACCTGAAGAAGGTCGGCATGACAGGCCTGAAGGCCCTGACCTACTTCCAGATCGGCACGATCTGCGCCATGGTCTTTGGCCTGGTCGCCATCAACGTCTTCCGCCTCGGTGACGGGGTCAACGCCGACGCGTCCACCATCAAGACCTCCGAGTCCGCCGCGAAGCTCATCGACGCCGGCGCGCACCAGGAATGGTGGCAGTTCCTCACCCACATCATTCCCAACAGCATCGTTGGCCCGTTCGTTGAGGGCGACATCCTGCAGATCATCTTCATCGCCGTCGTCTTCGGCATCGCCCTGAACGCCATGGGCAAGGTCGGCGCCCCCGTCCTGGACGGCGTGCAGCGCCTCACCGGTGTCATGTTCAAGATCCTGAGCTTCATCATGAAGGCCGCCCCGCTCGGCGCATTCGGCGCGATGGCGTTCGCTGTCGGCAAGTACGGCGTGTCCTCGCTGACCAGCATGGGCGGACTCATCGCCCTGTTCTACGTCACCTCCATCCTGTTCATCGTGGTGGTTCTCGGCTCGGTCATGGCGTTCCTGAAGCTGAACATCTTCACGATGATCCGGCACCTCAAAGAGGAATACATGCTCATCCTGGGCACCTCCACCGCCGAACCGGCCCTGCCCGGCCTGATGCGCAAGCTCGAGCACGCCGGCGTGAAGAAGGAAACCGTCGGCCTCGTCGTTCCCACCGGCTACAGCTTCAACCTCGACGGCGCCGCCATCTACCTCTCCCTGGCAGCCCTCTACATCGCCCAGGCAACCAACACCGACCTGACCATCGGGCAGCAGCTGGGCCTGCTCGCCGTCATGCTGCTCACCTCCAAGGGCGCAGCAGGCGTCGCCGGCGGCGGCTTCATCGCCCTCACCGCAACCCTGACCACCATCGGCACCATCCCGGCCGCCGGCATCATGCTCATCTTCGGCATCGACAAGTTCATGTCTGAATGCCGGGCCATCGTGAACTTCACCGGCAACGCCGTCGCCACCCTCTTCATTGCCTGGTGGGACCGGACCCTCGACGCCGACCGCGCCCGCCGCGTCTTCGCCGGAGAAACCGTCGAGCCGATGCCCGCTGAGGATCCCGTGCACGTCGACGACGTCACCGACATCGACGACGACCTGACCGAATACGGCCACCACTCACCCAGGCAGCACCCTGACGGCGAAAATTCGACACCCCGGCACGTAGCCGACGCCGAACGCTCACCGTTCGCTGATCGCCGCCCCGCCTACTCGGAAAACGTCTGA
- a CDS encoding SRPBCC family protein, whose translation MAVTFECTSWTTIGMTELFDLSRSIDAHKDSMARSREEAVGGVTSGLIALGQEVTWRAWHFGLPIRMTSRITEMQAPHYFVDEQVRGPFLRFRHLHEFSEVPAGTVMVDRIDFAAPFGLLGRVAEKLFLARYLRKLIETRNQHLTAGARAE comes from the coding sequence ATGGCCGTCACCTTCGAATGCACCTCGTGGACAACCATCGGGATGACCGAGCTGTTCGACCTCTCCCGGAGCATCGACGCCCACAAGGACTCGATGGCCCGTTCCCGGGAGGAAGCCGTTGGAGGCGTCACGTCGGGGCTTATCGCCTTGGGGCAGGAGGTCACCTGGCGCGCCTGGCACTTCGGGCTGCCTATACGGATGACGAGCCGGATCACGGAGATGCAGGCACCGCACTACTTCGTCGATGAACAGGTCCGGGGGCCGTTCCTCCGCTTTCGCCACCTCCACGAATTCAGTGAGGTCCCGGCCGGAACTGTCATGGTGGACCGGATCGACTTCGCGGCGCCGTTCGGGCTTCTGGGACGCGTCGCGGAGAAACTCTTCCTGGCGCGCTACCTCCGCAAGCTCATTGAGACGCGCAACCAGCACCTGACCGCCGGAGCACGGGCTGAGTGA
- a CDS encoding tartrate dehydrogenase encodes MSATQKFSIASIPADGVGKEVVSAGRRVLDALAENSGGKFAFDWTEFPWGCGYYEKTGQMMDPNGLDALKDFDAIYFGAVGWENVPDHISLWGLRLNITQNFDQWANIRPVKFLPGVESPLRKADNTELDWIVVRENSEGEYAGLGGRNLSGRGPGNEVALQTALFTEKGCERIMRFAFDLARTRTVKKVSSVTKSNAQQYGMVLWDEVFNRVALDYPDVQTESVLVDAMSAKFILKPEDLSVVVASNLNADILSDLGSALAGSLGLAASANLNPERRFPSMFEPVHGSAPDIAGKGISNPIGAIASAALMLDHFGLHEEARKVEAAIEQTTGAGYLTRDIGGDANTEDVTEAIIKALTSTLATV; translated from the coding sequence ATGAGCGCCACCCAGAAATTCAGCATCGCTTCAATCCCCGCAGACGGCGTCGGCAAGGAAGTTGTCTCCGCCGGCCGCCGCGTCCTGGACGCCCTGGCAGAGAACTCCGGGGGCAAGTTCGCCTTCGACTGGACCGAGTTCCCCTGGGGCTGCGGCTACTACGAAAAGACCGGCCAGATGATGGACCCCAACGGCCTGGACGCCCTGAAGGACTTCGACGCCATCTACTTCGGCGCCGTCGGCTGGGAAAACGTCCCGGACCACATCAGCCTGTGGGGCCTGCGCCTGAACATCACCCAGAACTTCGACCAGTGGGCCAACATCCGCCCGGTCAAGTTCCTCCCGGGTGTCGAGTCCCCGCTCCGCAAGGCGGACAACACCGAACTCGACTGGATCGTGGTCCGCGAGAACAGCGAAGGCGAGTACGCGGGCCTCGGCGGCCGGAACCTCAGCGGCCGCGGCCCCGGCAACGAAGTGGCCCTGCAGACCGCACTGTTCACCGAGAAGGGCTGCGAGCGCATCATGCGCTTCGCCTTCGACCTGGCCCGGACCCGGACGGTAAAGAAGGTTTCCTCGGTCACCAAGTCCAACGCCCAGCAGTACGGCATGGTCCTTTGGGATGAAGTCTTCAACCGCGTGGCCCTGGACTACCCCGACGTACAGACCGAAAGCGTCCTGGTGGACGCCATGAGCGCGAAGTTCATCCTCAAGCCCGAGGACCTCTCCGTCGTCGTGGCCTCGAACCTGAACGCGGACATCCTGTCCGACCTGGGCTCGGCACTGGCCGGCAGCCTGGGCCTGGCCGCCAGCGCCAACCTGAACCCCGAGCGCCGCTTCCCGTCCATGTTCGAACCGGTCCACGGCTCCGCCCCGGACATCGCCGGCAAGGGCATCAGCAACCCGATCGGCGCGATCGCCAGCGCCGCGCTGATGCTGGACCATTTCGGCCTGCACGAGGAAGCCCGCAAGGTGGAGGCCGCCATCGAGCAGACCACCGGCGCCGGATACCTGACCCGCGACATCGGCGGCGACGCCAACACCGAGGACGTCACCGAGGCGATCATCAAGGCCCTGACCAGCACGCTGGCAACCGTCTAG